The sequence aatgcatTCTCTATTCCACTTTCTCAGCTCTGCTTTAACATTCCTCAACCTGGCAGCAAACCAAAGGATAGGATTTAGAGACAAGCTAACAGGCTTCTCCCAGCCCTTCTGAACCACATCAACATACCCCTCCCTACCaatccaagcttcaaaaaacctgaaaggtttagggccgAAGTTAGTTTCATCTAACACAGTCACCACAACTGGAGAATGGTCAGAGAGACCTGGGGGGTGAATAGTAGCTTCAGAAGATCTGAATACATCCATCCAGGCTAAATTAACCATCACCCTATCTAGCTTGCAACAGATTCTAGAATCACCACTCTGTCTATTATTCCAAgtcatagcttcccctttccaTTTCAAGTCAATCAGCCCAGCATCATCAATGAAGGAGTTGAAATCCTCCATAGCTTCAAACCTAACAGCTTCCCCACCAATCTTCTCCATTTGATTACGGatcacattaaaatccccttGGATAGCCCAAGGAGAAGCAATAGCCCTAGCAACAGACCCCACGTCCTCCCACACAACCTTCTGACCTGCCAAATTATTATGAGCATACACGACAGTATAGTGGAAAGAGACAGTGGTTCCCTTGACCGACACCTTAGCATGAATAAACTGCTTGGTCTTTTGGATCTCTTCAACATCAAGGATATTCGGATCCCATCCCAACCAAATCCGAATAGTATTCCCAGCTTCTCCATTATGCATATACTTCCAATCCGGGAGAAACTTGTCAAAAACTGCAGCACAATTTTCCATTTTAACTTTTGTTTCCACAAGGCCAACCAATTTAGCTTGATAGTCTTTAcacaccttcttaatccccaATCGTTTGgttgaggcattcatgcctctaaCATTCCAGCAGGCTAAACACTTCATTTAGTACCAAGGGTAGATTTGTCCACTCCCCTTTTACTAGGTTCATCTCCCTTAACTCCACTAGAATCTTTCGGGTTTAACATAACCCGTTGGGCATGGAACTTAGTCCCCCTCCCCGTGGTTCGACCCATGAT comes from Telopea speciosissima isolate NSW1024214 ecotype Mountain lineage unplaced genomic scaffold, Tspe_v1 Tspe_v1.0416, whole genome shotgun sequence and encodes:
- the LOC122648063 gene encoding uncharacterized protein LOC122648063, with the translated sequence MENCAAVFDKFLPDWKYMHNGEAGNTIRIWLGWDPNILDVEEIQKTKQFIHAKVSVKGTTVSFHYTVVYAHNNLAGQKVVWEDVGSVARAIASPWAIQGDFNVIRNQMEKIGGEAVRFEAMEDFNSFIDDAGLIDLKWKGEAMTWNNRQSGDSRICCKLDRVMVNLAWMDVFRSSEATIHPPGLSDHSPVVVTVLDETNFGPKPFRFFEAWIGREGYVDVVQKGWEKPVSLSLNPILWFAARLRNVKAELRKWNRECIGDVFLVVKAAEAELHHIQCRLDAHPDDQDLVLLETQAKKKLWDALSTKEKFLKEKSRGKHIQLGDGNNGFFHKSMICRHHRKHILEIQGEGGDIVKEPSQIKEEAVSFYKCLGLIRLIMVFSQVRFPCSMACLLLNRKV